One stretch of Amycolatopsis sp. NBC_00345 DNA includes these proteins:
- a CDS encoding VOC family protein yields MKSRTGGMWWGTAIEAPDPGGLARFYAELLGWHIGHDEPGTAVVAASPQGPFFVFQQADGYRAPVWPPAAGDQRPMMHFDFQVGDLDSAVAEAVALGAVLAEHQPQENVRVLFDPAGHPFCLCFDGA; encoded by the coding sequence ATGAAATCACGAACCGGTGGCATGTGGTGGGGGACGGCGATCGAGGCGCCGGACCCCGGTGGCTTGGCGAGGTTCTACGCCGAACTCCTGGGCTGGCACATCGGGCACGATGAGCCCGGAACGGCCGTCGTCGCCGCCTCTCCGCAAGGACCTTTCTTCGTGTTCCAGCAGGCGGACGGTTATCGCGCTCCGGTCTGGCCGCCGGCCGCCGGGGACCAGCGTCCGATGATGCACTTCGACTTCCAGGTCGGCGATCTGGACTCGGCGGTCGCCGAGGCAGTGGCCCTGGGAGCCGTTCTGGCGGAGCACCAGCCACAGGAGAACGTCCGGGTGCTCTTCGATCCCGCCGGCCACCCCTTCTGCCTGTGCTTCGACGGGGCATGA